A stretch of the Acyrthosiphon pisum isolate AL4f chromosome A2, pea_aphid_22Mar2018_4r6ur, whole genome shotgun sequence genome encodes the following:
- the LOC100574457 gene encoding uncharacterized protein LOC100574457, with protein MPRKHNFSKKNIDDTFKQLFYDKCVVNLTREVIENKKLSLENTTKEDGNTSKQNNISIDEEPVKKKQKLDTNGIDILKLEFREGETQFKSKVKSSLRPNNEISSANTKEVPTVIDCATESATSSAENVRPKIWVKDFKKMVDEAYLSSNKTNETKPPVNGKNHVKWNLIEIETLHNEYFSKSVQVNIVTIANIINVISMSNEYLEAQLDESTEKRSEAEKIKYICDARRLHERYNRILETKLNKKCIDITSSFKKVDFYSAFIMFFLSILTVLRVLDQTKFGNNCQELFEIVKKLLPESLINNECNHPNIFATFQSKSFYSDCMNVLSVINDSRDTDPGVTDRMPLYFLKTENSLGYFKAVINAVTSDSNEDLSLLIDNATFNCYYSSEHTDSVVLSTLQHSNYNTPVTETIQSPINSNEAMPHQSLSKNQEGTCTHNPVLIASKAQVIGNTAIEPSIVTSQSLTPPTTTCGIFQQKIQNKNTVANSYPHTAVCNTIFIDNNLYQLVKEPSGQLRAVLMPTKPISPLLQGTALLSDTTTSTPTITTSQSVNGPSGQMREVDNGTFIPPQTVNFKCDEGHCNIPATITCKCRKVNYCSHICRKRHWYVHYTDCEEKQTRP; from the exons gAGCTTGGAAAATACAACTAAAGAGGATGGTAATAcatctaaacaaaataatatatcaatagatGAGGAgcctgttaaaaaaaaacagaagttagATACAAACGGAatagatattttgaaattggAATTCAGAGAGGGAGAAACtcaatttaaatcaaaagtCAAGTCTTCATTAAGACCCAATAATGAAATTTCTTCTGCCAATACTAAGGAGGTACCTACGGTTATTGATTGTGCTACTGAATCTGCGACCTCTTCTGCTGAAAATGTAAGACCTAAGATCTGGGTTAAGGATTTTAAGAAAATGGTAGATGAAGCATATTTATCTAGCAACAAAACAAATGAAACTAAACCACCTGTAAATGGCAAAAATCACGTAAAATggaatttaattgaaattgaaacaTTACATAATGAGTATTTTAGCAAATCCGTACAAGTTAATATTGTGACTATtgcaaatataataaacgtaataTCAATGTCTAACGAATATCTCGAAGCACAATTGGATGAATCTACTGAAAAAAGATCCGAagctgaaaaaattaaatatatatgtgatGCCCGCCGATTACATGAAAGATATAATAGGATTTTAGAAACAAAgttgaacaaaaaatgtatagacaTTACATCAtcttttaaaaaagttgatttttattcagcatttataatgttttttctgAGTATACTAACTGTTCTTCGAGTTTTGGATCAGACGAAATTCGGTAATAATTGTCAAGAACTCtttgaaattgttaaaaaattgttgccagaaagtttaataaataatgaatgtaaCCATCCCAACATTTTTGCTACGTTCCAgtcaaaatcattttattcTGACTGCATGAATGTATTAAGTGTAATTAATGATAGTCGGGATACTGACCCCGGAGTCACCGATCGCATGCCATTGTACTTTTTAAAGACGGAAAACAGCCTGGGATATTTTAAAGCAGTAATTAATGCTGTCACCAGTGACTCAAACGAAGATCtttcattattaattgataatgctacttttaattgttattatagttcAGAGCATACAGATTCTGTGGTTTTATCAACTTTACAGCATTCAAATTACAATACACCAGTGACAGAAACAATTCAAAGCCCTATCAACTCTAATGAAGCAATGCCCCACCAGTCCCTTTCTAAAAATCAAGAAGGAACTTGCAC ACATAATCCTGTGCTAATTGCTAGTAAGGCCCAAGTTATTGGTAATACCGCGATAGAACCGTCGATAGTAACGAGTCAGTCATTAACACCACCAACAACCACATGTGGGATATTCCAACAAAAGATTCAGAATAAAAACACCGTTGCAAACAGTTATCCTCATACAGCTGTatgtaatactatttttattgataacaatCTGTATCAATTGGTTAAGGAGCCATCAGGTCAATTGAGAGCAGTTCTTATGCCAACTAAACCCATTAGTCCTCTGCTGCAAGGAACAGCGTTGTTGTCAGATACTACAACATCAACACCTACAATAACAACATCTCAATCAGTTAATGGGCCATCAGGTCAAATGAGAGAAGTAGACAATGGTACTTTTATACCACCACAAACCGTTAATTTCAAA tgcgaCGAGGGACATTGCAACATACCTGCAACAATAACGTGTAAATGTAGAAAAGTGAACTACTGTTCCCATATCTGCAga AAACGTCACTGGTATGTTCATTATACTGACTGTGAAGAAAAGCAGACTCGACCCTAA